The DNA window AATTTCTGTTCCGTGTATGGatgtatatttattgtttGCACCGAGTTTCTGCCGGTTTTGGTGTTGGATTAGTTTCTCCGCAGTACAAATAAGATCCGTTTTGAATGTTGATTAACTTGTTTATCAGTAGGAAAACCGATTTTTCTAGAAAATGAATCTGAGACGGAAAATTTTCAGTCGATAACCATGAAAAAGGATATTCAGTTCATTATTACCAATAGCTTTTATACGGACGAATTTGGAAACTTTTGACTCTTGCTATACCTCATTTATCCTCAATCTGCTGAACTATATAAATGATCATTGTTATAGGGAATTGAAGTTTCATATTGTTCTCATTATAATGGAttgaaatgaaactttttaaaattcgaGGTATAATTGAAATGAACCTCATCTGAactattttgataatttaaataaagaattcaAGAATCTGCAATTATATTTGAACGCTTACAGTCCCAATTTTGGCATCTCCATTTCCTTCATAAATGCTCTTCATTCATAAATGCTCTTCATTCTTAAGTtgagaaaatttgaattctaaaataaattagaataggagattgtgttaggaatcacgactctacatatgatattgtccagttTAAACATAAGGTCACTTTATTTTGTACTTTTCCAAAAGGCTTCATGCCAATGAAATGTATTCTTTTACTtgtaaatccatgatcatttcttaaattagccaacgtcaTCCTAACCCTTCTCAATAAATTGGACTAGAACATAGAATATTGTGTTGATTGTGCTTTACGTTTCTTTTGACTCCTGCTTTCTAACGAATTGTCTATTATTTCTGCAAATTCAGCTCGTTGAGAAGGATCCAGAAGCAGCCATAGTCCTCTTTTGGAAGGCAATAAATGCGGGAGATAGAGTAGATAGTGCTCTGAAAGACATGGCAGTCGTCATGAAACAGCAAGATAGAGCACAAGAAGCCATTGAAGCCATAAATTCTTTCAGGGATCGCTGCTCCAAACAAGCTCAGGAGTCATTGGACAATGTTCTCATTGACTTGTACAAGGTAAACAAAAGATTTGGTTTCTGTGTTTTTGATAGTCAAAATCATATAATGTCTTAACCCCCTTAGAgctaattacttaaaaaaattattcaaattcaaaattcctCAAGTTGCATGTTTGTGGAAAGCATTTATGAAAACTTATGTGTTGTCGTTTTGACATGCTTGGCAGAAATGTGGAAGAGTTGAGGAGCAGATAGATCTGTTGAAGCAGAAACTTCGGATGATTAATCAAGGAGAAGCCTTCAATGGAAAGCCCACAAAGACAGCTCGCTCTCACGGAAAGAAGTTTCAGGTCACCATCAGGCAAGAGACTTCAAGGATACTGGTATGTGTCGGATGAAAGttcacgttggctaatttaggaaatgatcatgggtttataatcaaggaatactatctccattggtatgaggccttttggggaagcccaaaacaaagccacgaaagcttatactcaaaggagataatatcatactattgtggagagtcgtgttcatttaaCCGTATGAACAGACCGCCCTCAATTCACTCCCCTTCTATTCGAAGGAAAGGAAACTTTTAAACATACAGAaaccaaactaaaaaataaacaaaagatgCCTCCAATGGCATAGGAAAAGCTTAAATCTTAACTGTCTTGCATATATATGAAGGCTTTGTagtttgatattaaaaaacatgaaactCCGCCATTGCAGGGTAACTTGGGATGGGCGTATATGCAGCAAGAGAACCACAGAGCAGCAGAAGCCGTATACCAAAAGGCCCAAATCATAGACCCAGATGCAAACAAGGCCTGTAACTTGAGCCTGTGCCTGATGAAGCAATCTCGACATTCAGAAGCAAGGCTAGTGCTGGAACAAGTGCTGCAGAACAAGATTGCAGGATCCAACGACCAGAAATCAAGAAAACGAGCCGAAGAACTGATGAGGGAATTGGAAGAATCCCAATCGGCAAACAAGTCGTTTACTGAAGATGGATTCATCATCGAGGGACTTGATCAGTTGGTGATGAACCAATGGTCGCCGTTGAGATCTAGAAGGCTTCcaatttttgaagaaatttccCAATTTAGAGATCAATTGGCTTGTTGATCCAATTTGGACTGGAGAGCTTATTTGGAGTTTAGAGTTTTGCGCCTTCCAGGTGtgtttacttcttttttcttttcttatttttcttttattttatacgtgagagagatagagagagggTGATGTGATTGGTTAAGAAGACTTTAAGAGCAGGGTGACGAAAGAAAGCTTGTTGTCATTTTGTGTTGTATAGTTGCAGGAGAGAGTCCATATCTCTTCCGTGTACACAATGGTTTCATTCAATAATGTAGTTGGTATTGATGACCAGCAGCAGATATAGTCCAAAAAATATGAtgatttttacttttaaagaCAGAGTTTGAGGGTGTTAAATAATGGTTTTACCCCTTGGAAATAAATGCGATCACTTTCTCGTTGGTATAAGTTTGACAAATGTAACAAAGAAGATAATCCTCTAATGGATGagattctctttctttttggggCCAACCAACTTTTggagtaaaaaaattattctcaaaTCAAAGTGAATATGAGATGCGAAAGGCTTTACtttctccccttttttttcccGGTCCAATATTTGAAGGAAGGCGAATCAGTCCattctatttttgtttcacCTTCACCCTCCCGTGATTTTTGTTTCGCCTTCACCCTCCCGTGTACCCACCTTAGGCGGGGCGACTAAGATAAGCAAGCCCGTCCAATCCTCTAAGCATTACCCCTTTCCCGCCTTCGACTTCAAGCGGTAACCAGCTTGCTACTCTAACAGGTGGGTTTACTCTAACAGGTGGGTTTGAGCTAGTTGAAAAGTGTCTTTCGCTTCTCTTACTCCActcttttctccttccttcttcctcGTTCCTAGCCATCCaattagatatatatagaaaGTTCTTTTACCATAAAGCCgataaagaataagaaattgtAAGAGTTGTAGTAAAGAACCTTCCTTACCGAGTTAGTGGTCCGGATATCATGAGTGATAAAGGCTGAAATCTTGCAAAGAAATATGATgaaaaacaaactaaaaagtAACCGGTTATAGATNaaaaaaaaaaaaaaaaaaaaaaaaaattaccaaaaaacaaagaacataaaaaaggAAGTATCACTATTATTACATATCGGAGGATCCACAACATGAACCATAATAAACCGGGTCTACCTGAAGATTAAGGAAttgcttatatatatatgtatctatacatcaatacaaaatacaaaatacagaCTATCCTAGCAGAAAGGTGATGGGAATTGGGTACTACAGCCTAGAGAGAGATTCAAAGACATCAAAAATCAAAGATCTGCGAGTTGGGTATGCGAATCTATCTACCGAGAACGATCGTCCACCAATGTAGAGAGCCAGTGTACAATGTCGAGGGAAATCGAGATGGAACTTAACAATGAAAGCCATGACAGACCGACAAAATAATGATGAGAATCAAAGCAATGACAATACCGAGAACGATCAGTTTTATCTTCATATTCTGGAACCACATCTTCctcctcattttctttccctgCGTCCTGAAATCCTGAGCctgaaatacaaaagaatcCAATTCATCAACTTGGAATGAAAATAGCCTTAAAAAAAGGTGGCAATGCATCTTCAggttatttataaattttggttcTAATCAGTTGCTTTTCTTCATTGATTATCAAGATAGTGTATTTGAAGAAGACAAATCGATAAATGCAATCGAAGCCTAAACTCTGAGGTTGCTTCTGATCAAGCGACATGAATTTTACACAATCAACATAAAAATGtaagaaatttttattcaacCAACCTGTGAGCGGAGATTCTCTGTTTTATCCACTAACAACTCGATTTTCTCACCACGATCGAGAACCTGCcaaacagataaaaaaaaaaatagttgttTCATGATTAAAATGTCATCCAAAAGGCCCCTTTTCAAGTTCAGTTCCACAAAAATTCCTCAGTAGATTTCAAGGTATCCTAATTATTCAGATACATGCAAGCCATGCAAGCATACATAACCTGGGGTGACATACCACCAAATCGAGCATTTAACTAATTCAAATGCACGCACATATAGGGGCGTGTATGTGATACGGGGAGATGAAACAGTTCATTATTTGCATCCCTACCCAccaaaaaagaatagaaacaaaaaggtaaaaaaagaaagaaagaaaaaatgtttgaattaaCAAAGGACATGAACagcattttaaattattgaaaacaaTCCTTCACTCtaacaaaatcaacaaaatattattacggCTCTTTACCTTCTCGATGTTTTCCATCATAACACCCTTGACTTCAGAAACCTGAGCCTTCACCTTAGCAAGCTTGCTGATCTCTTCAGGATGATCCACACAATATTGCATATGCTCCTTTAATTTTGatctacaaaaattaatttgccAATGAGTTCTAAAAATTGTATCAGAACACATCAGTTATCAATGGTTTCCATCTCATGGTTGGTACATTGGTTTATGTTTCTTATCTTCTTCACTAACTTCTTCttcagtttaaaaaaaaaacatttctaaATATGTATTTAAGAACAGGAAATTAGAAAGAGTACCCAAATTCTTTGTTCAGACTGTTGGCAACAGCAGTCGCAGCTTTCCCACCACCATATCTCTTGTTGAAGTCTTCCTTGACGCGCTCAAGAAAAGCAATAGGAACTTGTCTACCAGCAGCTTCAACAGCAACTACACAATAAGCTGCAGAAAACGGAACAGAAAGTTAGatgtaaataaaatcatgaggGAACTTAATGGTTGGAATCGATCATAAGTGATCATAAGGAGCTTATGCAATCCACCAACAGCTAACCAAGTTTTTAATACAAGCAATTGCAACTGAGCAAATAAAACAATGCCAAGTTCTTCACATTGATACCTCCATTTCTAATTCAGTATTTTTGCTCAGCTTAGATCAGCCTGGATTCGAAACAGTGCATTTTCCCTCCAAGGTGATCTCGTGCTCCTTTCTTTTCGAGGTAACCAAAAACACGaattctttctctctctctctctctctttattattattattttttttttctttaaaaaaggaaataactCCGATCGTTTTAGCCGCCTTTTAGTGTTTATAAACCAACCTCAATTCTCGTGGAACTATAAAATATCCACCGATCAAGATAAGCAAAATGTCCGAATCTGATGTGATTCAAGATGTACCATGAGCTATAATACACTAACACACTAATGACCAAACCTtcagaagattaaaaaaacgaTGGATCTGTAACAGTGACGAAATGACATTGAAAACGAAGAGAAGAATCTCGTAAAGGAAAGCTCAACAAACGAATAAATCATAACGAGATCTGGATCAAAACAAACTGTAGCATTAATTCAGATAAATGAAACGTACTGAATCCGTTCTCGACGAGATAATTGAAGGTGTGGCCATCGCAGTTGTAGGTGAACTTATTATTCGAAGCAGGGAGCTTCTGGAGGCATTGAGAGGCGATGCTAGTGAAATTTCCGGTGAACTCTGTATACTCAGCGAGAATCACCGTTCCTCTAGCCACAAAGCTGTAGATCAACGACTGTTGCCCCATTTCCGAAAGAACCCTAACTCAACAACAATCATAGATCGAGATTTAAGAAGATCGATGCAATgccaaagaaacaaaatcaaaacaaacaaacaaacaaacacagaGCGAACTTCAGGACAATGGAGAAGATCAAACCAGATCGGCGAAGGAGGCTGAAAAATCCTTACCAATACTAGCTGCTTCCAAACTCCTCTTCGAGTGAGCGCGTATATAGAGCGAGACGGAAATTTCGGGGTTCAAAATATCGGAAGAGGAGGTTCCTCAACGCTTACCTTTACCTTTAAATATAGTTGGGAACTGCAAGGGAGCATTACGAACGTCGGTTGAGACTTGGGGGACTGTAcgacataaatatatttaaataaaaataaaaataataataataaatccgAATTTAAACGCTCCCCCGGTTCTTTTTGAATTTCGAATCTTTTTTTCCTGCTTAAATCATCTAACTAAGTTATTGCCTATTTAGTTCACTCTTGAATAAGCACGATGTTTGAGTTCGAGTCTCCTTCCACGGCTTAAAACTTACgtttttatgtattatttcACTTTCTGATAACGGGTATTTTCATCTTTCCATCACAGTACTAGTTCACAATCGAGCCACTCTTGCCCCAATTCTTTTTCGTGGGCTTCTTTGAGGCCCAAACATAGGTGGGTCATGTATCTCGAGGTCCATACCAATGAGGGGCGGTGGTGAAATTAACTAGTGCGTGAGTCTCATAGCCAAAGAGTGATCCTGAGGTCAAGAGTTCGAGCTTCTCAAaccaaaattcttttttcattcgCTTCTTTGAAGTCCAAGTAGATCAGTGTGTACTTCAAGGTTTATACTAATAGGCGTGGTGACGTAGTTGGCTAGCGCATAGGTCTCATAGCTTGGAGAGTGATCATGTGGTCAAGAATTtgagcctctctcaccccaattatttttttcgttGGTTTCTTTGAGGTCCAAGTAGGTCAGCGTGTACCTCAAGCCTGTACCAGCAGGGGGTGATCCTGAGGTCGAGAAttcgagcctctctcaccccaatGAATTTTTTCATCGGTTTCTTTGAGGTCCAAGTAGGTCAACGTGTACCTCAAAGCCCATATCAATAGggggtggtggcgcagttggctagcgcgtaggtctcatagctttgtagtgtgatcctgaggtcgagagttcgagcctctctcacctcaattatttttttcatcggtTTCTTTGAGGTCCAAGTAGGTCAACGTGTACCTCAAGGCCCACATTAGCAAggggtggtggcgcagttggctagcgcgtaggtctcatagctttgtaGAGTGATCCTGAGGTTGAgagttcgagcctctctcaccccatttatttttttcatcggtTTCTTTGAGGTCAAGTAGGTCAACGTGTACCTCAAGGCACACATCAGTAAggggtggtggcgcagttggctagcgcgtaggtctcatagctttgtagagtgatcctgaggtcgagagttcgagcctctctcaccccaatt is part of the Cucurbita pepo subsp. pepo cultivar mu-cu-16 chromosome LG03, ASM280686v2, whole genome shotgun sequence genome and encodes:
- the LOC111791642 gene encoding protein SULFUR DEFICIENCY-INDUCED 1-like: MSDGKKGDQNLEAPFHVVHKLPAGDSPYVRAKHVQLVEKDPEAAIVLFWKAINAGDRVDSALKDMAVVMKQQDRAQEAIEAINSFRDRCSKQAQESLDNVLIDLYKKCGRVEEQIDLLKQKLRMINQGEAFNGKPTKTARSHGKKFQVTIRQETSRILGNLGWAYMQQENHRAAEAVYQKAQIIDPDANKACNLSLCLMKQSRHSEARLVLEQVLQNKIAGSNDQKSRKRAEELMRELEESQSANKSFTEDGFIIEGLDQLVMNQWSPLRSRRLPIFEEISQFRDQLAC
- the LOC111789630 gene encoding putative vesicle-associated membrane protein 726, which codes for MGQQSLIYSFVARGTVILAEYTEFTGNFTSIASQCLQKLPASNNKFTYNCDGHTFNYLVENGFTYCVVAVEAAGRQVPIAFLERVKEDFNKRYGGGKAATAVANSLNKEFGSKLKEHMQYCVDHPEEISKLAKVKAQVSEVKGVMMENIEKVLDRGEKIELLVDKTENLRSQAQDFRTQGKKMRRKMWFQNMKIKLIVLGIVIALILIIILSVCHGFHC